Proteins from a single region of Balaenoptera acutorostrata chromosome 16, mBalAcu1.1, whole genome shotgun sequence:
- the URB2 gene encoding unhealthy ribosome biogenesis protein 2 homolog has translation MAAVYSGISLKLKSKTTSWEDKLKLAHFAWISHQCVLPNKEQVLLDWARQSLVAFYKKKLELKEDIVERLWIYMDNILHSRKLQNLLKNGKTINLQISLIKIINERMAEFALLGSQRSICVVLSCCQGILSTPALAVIYAARQELTVDLLSQLCWLACRQPGAVMPQLFEVLHLTLGLYLSIQRQQVNPRRTFGEVTTHLLQPCLVLRHLLSAGTWTQAGQGQLRPALGRDIRSQIEAVLRGGAFQAELLPSYKEELLDQQQGDTKMGAMKNLLAPLGTVMARLVDPGYCEPSLQAAVVANSVALLYKLFVDSYLTEGNRLLCFKVLPRLFGCLRISHLQEEQLQALPASDWTTELLALEQLLNSVANSTIYNIATDRIRHGETQFHFYRRLAEMLLNHPQAPMPAWFRCLRVLLSLNHLILEPDLDDLLSSAWIDAEVTESRTQKAQEALIHTLFQTFAKLRQVPRLFREVLGVICRPAAEALRLPVLSAGPAAVLRECLPDLPPSQVLDAWALMLERFQSLVLPDLRGDMDMALKSVSLSSLLHCVMVHARSLDGDSPLPVVRRTRRTMDETLRGLVRPLLDLLRQPRPLVPEPWRQRVGDSALLLAHTWAQVDTVLGLSCGPYRSEPGSLAGTAPEPSGLPPLLPGLEAKHWKEIEAFTAQSDSLGRYCLEQLHLQRMRNTLLQTGVQSEEALLALRRDAAYILGSGRASLTRGTTASWDGQVGTVSALTYPVAHWHSVVSHLTILTPYLCPDDLRYLAGVLLRTLPTSKAQEGSAEEEPDITLENISKAVLHSPLFPEMQSLHSAFLLCVTASCAGILCAGARRGPALLRQQLPWLFEGNYVAVAHWESRFPKVGSEGIEPRGEIAQSLLSLARGDSAVELEGEQLEGVLRLLEVLSALQLDSLLPPCHVHCFLLLLTVAVTTPGSSCPSSLTLRCLMTCYRLLGHLQRGKSAQSALRVTYVSDIFEITLTSLFRASRRFLVDVDDPSWLEFLQVVGTFLEQPLQMLLQRKLSPGLNFGKILAFLSRSHLCPEATSGRRSEDQTPLGQQLLLVSLTKLCQVLGPLVKAQKQHEALEAPCELLQAAVLQAGAVLQLCAARGARDRRLPPPVLSSVASLLEADLALCSGHSGTEVPGGTDHVLLPHAALYQAVYSQILSELAALAGDTPSLQAAVQFLTLFFLAPELHPQKESVFTSVFRSVRKVLADPAIPVQVVEEIEPHLGALFTQMLEVGTTEDFRMALQCILRGLDVSNVWRADLQAVLSAVTLVKLLLNCPFGGEKASLFWRACPQVVMALMLQTREACREQPMALALVGPILDVLATLLRQGEETISNPHHVGLAFGVLLAVPLDALRPPEYERIFLRVHNVLFSILQCHPKVMLKAIPSFLNCFHRLVCSVIREGRQKDKGGAEDLPVVLECARLVERMYSHVALRAEEFRVFSPFMVAQYVMEAQKVTLYPAVKGLLQEGIYLILDLCIEPDIQFLRASLQPGVRDVFKELHSDYVKYHKAKHEGERRYAV, from the exons ATGGCTGCTGTTTATTCTGGCATTTCTCTAAAACTTAAAAGCAAGACAACTTCCTGGGAAGATAAACTAAAACTAGCTCACTTTGCTTGGATTTCCCATCAGTGTGTTCTTCCAAATAAAGAACAA GTATTACTTGATTGGGCACGACAGTCATTGGTTGCGTTTTATAAGAAAAAACTTGAACTGAAGGAAGACATTGTTGAAAGGCTTTGGATCTATATGGATAACATTCTACATAGCAGAAAATTGCAGAATCTCCTCAAGAATGGAAAGACAATTAACCTTCAGATTTCCCTCATCAAG ATCATCAATGAGAGAATGGCCGAGTTCGCTCTCTTGGGATCTCAGAGGAGCATCTGTGTTGTGCTGAGCTGCTGCCAGGGTATCCTCTCGACGCCCGCCCTTGCCGTCATCTACGCGGCCAGGCAGGAGCTGACGGTCGACCTGCTGAGCCAGCTGTGCTGGTTGGCCTGTAGGCAGCCGGGAGCCGTGATGCCCCAGTTGTTCGAAGTTCTTCACCTGACCCTCGGCCTTTACCTCTCGATTCAGCGGCAGCAGGTCAACCCAAGACGCACCTTTGGGGAGGTGACCACACACTTGCTCCAGCCCTGCCTGGTCCTGAGACACTTACTCTCGGCAGGCACGTGGACCCAGGCTGGCCAGGGCCAGCTGCGGCCGGCACTGGGCCGGGACATTAGGAGTCAGATTGAGGCCGTGCTTCGAGGCGGAGCTTTTCAGGCCGAGCTGCTCCCTTCCTACAAAGAGGAGCTCTTGGACCAGCAGCAAGGTGACACGAAGATGGGGGCCATGAAGAATCTCCTAGCGCCCCTGGGCACCGTGATGGCCAGGCTGGTGGATCCTGGCTACTGTGAACCGTCCCTTCAGGCTGCTGTGGTGGCCAACTCCGTGGCCTTGCTGTACAAGCTCTTCGTAGATTCTTACCTCACGGAGGGGAACCGGCTGCTCTGCTTCAAGGTGCTCCCTCGGCTGTTTGGTTGCTTAAGGATTTCCCACCTGCAGGAGGAGCAGTTGCAAGCCCTGCCTGCGTCTGATTGGACCACGGAACTCCTGGCCTTGGAACAGCTGCTAAATTCAGTGGCCAATAGTACTATCTACAACATTGCCACTGACCGGATTCGGCACGGGGAGACTCAGTTCCACTTCTACCGCCGTCTGGCCGAGATGCTGCTGAACCATCCGCAGGCCCCCATGCCAGCCTGGTTCCGCTGCCTCAGGGTTTTGCTGTCTCTGAATCATTTGATTCTGGAGCCAGACCTGGATGACCTGTTGTCTTCAGCTTGGATCGACGCAGAAGTCACAGAGTCGCGGACCCAGAAAGCCCAGGAGGCGCTGATCCACACGCTCTTCCAGACGTTCGCCAAGCTCCGGCAGGTGCCCCGGCTGTTCAGGGAGGTGCTGGGGGTGATCTGTCGCCCCGCGGCCGAGGCGCTCAGGCTGCCCGTGCTGTCCGCAGGCCCCGCTGCTGTGCTCCGCGAGTGCCTCCCGGATCTGCCCCCGAGCCAGGTCCTGGACGCCTGGGCCCTCATGCTGGAGAGGTTCCAATCCCTGGTCCTGCCTGATTTGCGGGGTGACATGGACATGGCCCTGAAGTCCGTGTCCCTGAGCTCGCTGCTGCACTGCGTCATGGTCCACGCGCGGAGCCTGGATGGCGACTCGCCCCTGCCCGTGGTCAGGCGCACGCGGCGCACCATGGACGAGACGTTGCGGGGCCTCGTGCGGCCCCTGCTGGACCTCCTCCGCCAGCCGCGGCCCTTGGTGCCCGAGCCCTGGCGACAGAGGGTCGGTGACTCTGCGCTCCTGCTCGCCCACACCTGGGCCCAGGTGGACACTGTGCTGGGCTTGAGCTGCGGCCCGTACCGCTCTGAGCCCGGGTCCCTCGCAGGCACCGCCCCGGAGCCCTCGGGCCTCCCCCCGCTGCTCCCGGGCCTGGAGGCCAAGCACTGGAAGGAGATAGAGGCGTTTACGGCTCAGTCCGACTCCCTCGGCAGGTACTGCTTGGAGCAGCTCCACCTGCAGAGAATGAGAAACACCTTGCTGCAAACTGGCGTCCAGTCTGAAGAAGCCCTCCTCGCTCTGAGGCGCGACGCCGCCTACATCCTGGGCTCCGGGAGAGCGAGCCTGACCCGGGGGACGACGGCCTCCTGGGACGGCCAGGTGGGGACGGTGAGTGCGCTCACCTACCCCGTCGCCCACTGGCACTCGGTCGTGTCCCATCTCACGATTTTAACACCCTATCTTTGTCCGGACGACCTGCGGTACCTGGCCGGTGTCCTGCTGAGAACTTTGCCAACGAGCAAAGCCCAGGAGGGCTCAGCGGAGGAGGAGCCAGACATCACACTTGAAAACATATCGAAGGCCGTCCTCCACAGCCCTCTCTTCCCCGAAATGCAGTCCCTCCACTCTGCGTTCTTACTGTGCGTGACCGCGAGCTGCGCCGGCATCCTGTGTGCCGGCGCCCGGAGGGGCCCTGCTCTTCTCCGCCAGCAGCTGCCCTGGCTTTTTGAAGGGAATTATGTGGCCGTGGCTCACTGGGAAAGCAGATTTCCAAAGGTCGGATCTGAAGGCATAGAGCCAAGAGGAGAAATCGCCCAGAGCTTACTCTCCTTGGCCAGGGGTGACTCCGCCGTTGAGCTGGAGGGGGAGCAGCTGGAGGGCGTTCTTCGGCTTTTGGAGGTTCTTTCTGCTCTGCAGCTGGACAGCCTCCTGCCCCCCTGTCACGTGCATTGTTTTCTCCTGTTGCTGACCGTGGCCGTCACCACGCCGGGCAGCTCTTGCCCCTCCTCGCTGACCCTCAGGTGTTTGATGACGTGCTACCGGCTCCTCGGTCACCTGCAGAGAGGGAAGAGCGCCCAGTCGGCGCTCAGGGTCACGTACGTTAGCGACATCTTTGAGATCACGCTGACCTCCTTGTTCAGAGCCAGTAGGCGGTTTCTTGTGGACGTGGATGACCCCTCTTGGCTGGAATTCCTCCAGGTGGTGGGGACCTTCTTAGAACAGCCGCTGCAAATGCTGCTCCAGAGGAAGCTCAGCCCGGGGCTCAATTTCGGGAAAATCCTCGCATTCCTCTCGAGGTCCCATCTGTGCCCTGAAGCAACTTCAGGCAGACGGTCGGAAGATCAGACACCTCTGGGCCAGCAGCTCCTTCTGGTGTCTTTAACCAAGCTGTGCCAAGTGCTGGGGCCTTTAGTCAAGGCGCAGAAGCAGCACGAGGCCCTGGAAGCGCCGTGCGAGCTGTTGCAGGCGGCCGTGCTGCAGGCGGGGGCCGTGCTCCAGCTCTGCGCCGCCCGCGGGGCCCGGGACCGCCGCCTCCCGCCCCCCGTCCTCTCGTCGGTCGCCTCGCTCTTGGAGGCCGATTTGGCCCTGTGCTCCGGGCACAGCGGGACGGAGGTTCCCGGAGGGACGGACCACGTGCTGCTGCCCCATGCCGCCCTCTACCAGGCTGTCTACTCTCAGATCCTGTCGGAGTTGGCGGCTCTAGCAGGAGACACCCCATCTCTCCAGGCAGCCGTGCAGTTTTTGACTCTGTTCTTTTTAGCCCCAGAACTGCACCCCCAGAAGGAGTCTGTGTTTACCTCCGTGTTTCGATCTGTGAGAAAAGTCCTTGCAG ATCCTGCGATTCCGGTTCAGGTAGTTGAGGAGATAGAGCCTCATTTGGGAGCCTTGTTCACCCAAATGTTGGAGGTTGGGACGACAGAGGACTTCCGGATGGCGCTGCAGTGTATCCTCCGGGGATTGGACGTCAGTAACGTGTGGAGAGCAGATCTGCAG GCTGTTTTGTCGGCTGTGACGTTGGTCAAATTGCTCTTGAACTGCCCATTTGGTGGCGAGAAGGCCAGTTTGTTCTGGCGTGCGTGCCCACAGGTGGTCATGGCTCTAATG CTGCAGACCCGAGAGGCTTGTCGGGAACAGCCCATGGCGCTGGCACTGGTCGGGCCCATCTTGGACGTCCTGGCTACGCTGCTGAGGCAGGGGGAGGAGACCATCAGCAACCCGCACCACGTTGGCCTGGCCTTCGGCGTCCTGCTGGCCGTGCCCTTGGACGCCCTGAGGCCTCCCGAGTATGAGCGCATCTTCCTGCGGGTCCACAACGTGCTCTTCTCAATCCTGCAGTGTCACCCGAAG